The sequence below is a genomic window from Thalassomonas haliotis.
GCTGATCACCCAGGTTTTAGTGCCGTCAATTAATTTCAGTTTCCAAACCGCCAGTACCGGTACCAGATAGCGGCTTTCTTCCACGGCAACAGATTCGGTAATTAAGCCTTTATCCGCCAGATATTTCGTCGCCACCTGGTATTGGTCACGCACCCACTGATTTTGTTGCTCTTCATTCATACTTGCTTGATTGGTCATTTTTTACTTCTATTTATTTAACATCAATTTACTAAGATACACGTAAAGCCAGAACTTGTATTCATAACTTCACACTTTTCATGAAAGATATTTTAACAGTTTAGTAGCCTGGATATAAGTGAAATGCTATTGTGCGCAGCGAAATATTACAACTATAGTTCATTGATAAAAACAGCAATTGAACTAGCCCCATTATTCGCGGAGAAATAACAGTGGCAATTTTTGATTTAGTAGATTTCGATGACCACGAACAAGTGGTATTTTGCAGTGACAAAGCAACAGGTTTAAAAGCGATCATCGCCGTGCACAGCACCAAATTAGGTGCCGCTGTTGGCGGTTGTCGTATGTGGGACTACGCCAGCGACGAGGAAGCGGTCATCGACGTATTGCGCCTTTCCCGTGGCATGACTTATAAAAATGCCATGGCGGGTTTGGCCATGGGCGGCGGCAAGTCTGTCATTATCGGCGACGCTAAGCAAATTAAATCAGAAGCGCTGTTTAAAGCCTTCGGCAGTGCCCTCAACGGCCTGGGCGGCCGTTATGTCAGCGCAGAAGATGTCAATATCACCACAGACGATATCGCCATTGCCAATACGGTTACCCCCTATGTTACCGGTACCGAAGGCAAAAGTGGCAACCCTGCCCCCTTCACCGCCTTAGGCACTTTCCTTGGTATCAAGGCCGCCGTTAAACATAAGCTTAAAACCGATGACTTAACCGGCTTAAAAGTCGCTATCCAGGGCCTGGGCAGTGTCGGCTATTATTTATGCGAGCATTTACACCAGGCCGGCGCCAAACTGGTGGTAACCGATTTAAACCAGGCTGCACTGGACAAAGT
It includes:
- a CDS encoding Leu/Phe/Val dehydrogenase, with protein sequence MAIFDLVDFDDHEQVVFCSDKATGLKAIIAVHSTKLGAAVGGCRMWDYASDEEAVIDVLRLSRGMTYKNAMAGLAMGGGKSVIIGDAKQIKSEALFKAFGSALNGLGGRYVSAEDVNITTDDIAIANTVTPYVTGTEGKSGNPAPFTALGTFLGIKAAVKHKLKTDDLTGLKVAIQGLGSVGYYLCEHLHQAGAKLVVTDLNQAALDKVATEFNAEVVGLNDIYDQDADIYAPCALGATINDSTIDRIKAGIIAGCANNQLAEPRHDQALVDRGILYAPDYVINAGGIINVSFEEDYDKDKATRKVEEIYDTLLNIFNTADEQNKPTGRVADEMARKIIAAGGKQYL